The nucleotide window GGCACCAACACGGACTCCGACTCCTTCGCGCCGATCGCGGCCTCGATGTCGAGGATTGGCTGACCCCCTGATCCCCCAGAACGACGCCATGAGCACCGACGCCCAGCAGATCGTCTCCAAGCTCTGGAACTATTGCAACGTCCTCCGCGACGATGGCCTGTCCTATGGCGACTACGTCGAGCAGTTGACGTTCCTGTTGTTCCTCAAGATGGCCCACGAGCAGACGCAGCCGCCCTGGCGCAAACCCTCGATCATCCCCGATGGCTTCGACTGGCCAAGCCTGCTCGCCCGCGACGGCGACGACCTGGAGACGCACTATCGCCATGTGCTGGAGACGCTGCCGAAGCAAGGCGGGATGCTACGGGTCATCTTCCAGAAGGCCCAGAACAAGATTCAGGACCCGGCCAAGCTCCGACGCCTGATCGTCGACCTGATCGACAAGCAGCAATGGCGGATGATCGACGCCGACGTGAAGGGAGATGCTTACGAGGGCCTGCTGGAGAAAAACGCCCAGGACACCAAGGGCGGAGCCGGCCAGTACTTCACCCCCCGTCCGCTCATCCAGGCGATCGTCGAGGTCATGCGTCCCCAGCCCGGCGAGACGATTTGTGACCCCGCCTGCGGCACCGGCGGCTTCCTGCTGGCTGCCCACGACTTCATCGCCCAGCACAATCCGAGCCTCGACCGCGACCAGAAGCGGCACCTGAAATTAGAGGCGCTGCGAGGCATCGAGATCGTCGACGGCGTCACCCGCCTCTGCGCCATGAACCTGCTCCTGCACGGTGTCGGCCCCGACGCCGATGAGGCGACCCCGCCCGTCTCGACCGACGACAGCCTTCGCTCCGACCCCGGCGATCGCTTCGACCTGATCCTCACCAACCCGCCGTTCGGCAAGAAGTCGAGCTACCTCTACGTCAACGAGGAGGGCGAGCAGGACCGCCAGGCGATGACGATCGTCCGCGACGACTTCTACGCCACGACCAGCAACAAGCAGTTGAATTTCCTCCAGCACGTGAAAACCCTGCTCAAGGTTCCCGGCCGGGCAGCCGTCGTCGTGCCCGACAACGTCCTGTTCGAGGGTGGCGCCGGCGAGTCGATCCGGCGACGGCTGCTCCAGGAGTGCGACGTTCACACGATCCTCCGCCTGCCCACGGGCATCTTCTACGCCCAGGGCGTGAAGGCCAACGTCCTCTTCTTCGACCGGAAGCCGGCCAGCCCGAATCCCTGGACCCAGACCGTCTGGGTTTACGATCTGCGGACGAACATCCACTTCACGCTCAAGACGAACCGCCTGAAGCGGTCGGACCTTGACGACTTCGTCGCCTGCTACCATCCCGAGAATCGCCACGAACGCCGACCCACCTGGACCGAGTCGACCCCTGAGGGTCGCTGGCGGCCGTACACCTACGAGGAGTTACTCAAGCGCGACAAGGTGAGCCTCGATCTGTTCTGGCTCCGTGATGAATCGCTTGAAGACTCTGCCGGCCTTGAAGACCCGGACGTGATCGCCTCGGAGATCGTCGAGGACCTCCGCGCCGCCCTGGCCGAGTTCGAGGCGATCCAGGAGCAATTGACCGACTCTTGATGATCGGCCACGCGGGGATTCATTGGGTGATCTCGGCCGACTCGATGACGCTCATGGGGTTTCCAGTTCCCCGATCGGATTCTCTCCAAGGCGCACACCACCATCGCCAGGATGAACACTGCCGCGAATGCCCACCCTCACGAGCGAGACCAGTAGAAACTCAGGTCCGGCCGCAGGCCCGGCTTCTCGTTCAGGGCCGCTAGGAGACCTTGGAACGGGCGTTCGCCGGACTTGTCGATCATCTTGCTGGTGAGCCGATTTGAACGCACCACGAGCCTTGAAGGCTGTCTGGCGCGGGCCGGCCCGTTTCGTTCAAAGCGGCCCGAAGGGGTCGCGTTGGGCCCGGCCGCAGGGCGGGATCGGGGGGTGATCGCCCCCTCGAAAGACCCCGTCCTGGCTGACAAATAGGGTGTCGCCGAGATTGCCCGGCTCCGGTCACTGGAGAATGCTGGCAACGGGACGGCCCAGACCCATGACGAAATGGGTAGACGCTATGTGTCGCGGTGGGCTGGGTCCGCAAGGCGTTGGGCTGACGTGACAGGCTCAGGTGTCGGGGATGGCCATGAACGGCCCACCAGCCCCCAACTGGACCTCGATCCGATGACGGATGTACTCGTCGGGATGCGACCGGGCGACATCGACCGCCAGGGGGATGAGAGGACTCAATTCGGCGGGGTAGGCGTCCGCTTCCAGGCGCAGCATCGGGATGATTCGTCGGCGAACTTCCAGGTCCGGGTACGCGACAAACTCGCGGAGCATCTGGCAATCGAACCGCTGCCGCAAGTCGCCCAGGTCTTCGTTCCGGGGGTTGCCCGCCCAAACCGCCCAGTACATGGCGCTGGCCGCCCCGGCTTTCTCGGCATTGGACCCGGACTCCAGGTACCCCAGCAACGTCAGGATGACCCGACGTGCCCCGAGGGACCGCACGCAAGGTTCGATGAAAACTCGGTTGAGGCTCGGGTTCCGCTCCAGCACGGCGGCACGGAGCATCGGGTCGAAAAGCCGCTTCGGGACCGGCTGGAACTTAAACACCAACGCGACGAACACCTTCCGGTCCGGGTCCGCAAGCCCCTCTCCGAGCCACCGCCAATCATCCGGCGAGTTCTGGGCGACACGCTTCCGCGCCGCCTGCATCTGCCAGTGAGCATCCTGGCCCGGCTTACAGCGGGCGTCCGACCACAGGCGGTAATGCTCGTCCCAGGTCATCGTGTCGAGCGATCCCCCGCCGCCTGACGCCCAAGCCCGGCGGACCGGCCCGCCGCGCGATCGTCATGATAGCAGGCCAGCCGCCGCTGCGGTCCGCCCTGCCGGATGAGGTAGCCCATCTGGCACGGTCGCCGTGGCCAGGCGGCAACGTCCGCCCCTGGCCGCTGTCCGGGATCGGCGGGGCGGGGGTAGCGTTTCGTGGGACGACCGTCCCACCAGATTCAACAGGGCCTCAGGGCCAGTCTCATGGTGAGATTGGCCCGGACCCTGGATAGCGCCAAGGCCAACAGGGCGAAGCTCCTGAGGGCCTACCGTGAGATCGAGAGCGGCAAGCGGTCCGACCGGACCGAACAGTCCAAATCCATTGTCCACGCCACGCGGTCCAGTGCCCGGTTGGTTATCGCCATCCTCGACCGGCTGGCCCGCAACCTTTACGTCCTCTCCGGGCTGATGGAGTCGGGCGTGGACTTCGTCACCTGCGGCAACCGGCACGCGAACCGGCTGACCATTCACATCCTCGCCGCCGTGGCCGAGGACGAGGCCCTGCGAATCAGCGAGCGGACGTGGGCTGCCCTGGCGGCATTCAAGGCCCGTGGCCGGCCTCTGAGGGCCGCCCGGTCCGATGGCCGGCGGGTGAACCGGGAGGCGGCCCAGTGGAGCCGGGAGCGAGACGAGCGGGGCCGCCGGGAGAACGCCGACGCGGCCTTAGCCAATCTGACGCCGATGCTGGCCGATTTACGGGCCGAGGGCCGTTCCTTGCAAGGAGATCGCCGACCGACTGAACGCCGAGGGCCACCACACCCTCCGAGCGGCGGTCTGGAACACAAGGCCCAGGTCAAGCGCGTGCTGGATCGCCTAGAAGGCCGATGGCGACCTTCGACAGGCCATGAAGCAGATCGCCAGGAGCAGCAGACTGATCGGCGAACTACTTCGAAAAGCAGAACGTGACGCCGAACCCCATCACCGTCGCCGCCATCAGGCGGAAGACGAGAGGTTTTAAGATGTCGGGCGGCTGGTACGGCTGGCCAGCAAAGATGTCGTGGTATGGCAACACGAACAGAGCGACGAACGTTGACGCAATCATGCACACGACGTAGAACGCGGTTCGTGCAGGCGTGCTTGGGCCATCTGCGCTGGACTTGGACACGGAACCTGACATCGGTGACACTCCTGGAGAGATGAAAAGAACAACCACCGCCTACCATTGGACCGGGCCTGGAGACTGAAGAATCCTAGTTCACATCGGAGGCGTCAGAACTGTCACCAACACCACTCCGACCGGCATTAAAATGGACGGGCTAGAGACCATCACGCGCATGCAGTTGCCCATAGCTAAGACGATCACCCTCACGACGAGCCGTACCGAGGCCGACCGGAACGCAATCCCCCAGGACCTATGGCCCGAGCCGGCCGGCCTCCTGCTGGGTCGCCTGGACCGAAGACGGCCGCCGCATCGCCGATGCCGACGACTTCGTGGCGGTCCGGGCGGCGGCGCGGCGGGCCGGCGTTACTCAGCCCATCTGCGGATGGCTTCCGTCGATCGACCAGGTCCGCACCATTGGCGGCTCATGAGGTTCGCCGAAGTCGCCCCCCCGAAATCTGGGGCAAATGTGGGGCAACGTCGGCTCCGCATCGCCGACGCATCGCCGACACATTATCGACTTGATTTCGCCGTAAACCACGGTACCATAAGGGTTGCAGGCACAAAATCGACGCAAACCCGCCTCATTGGCGGTGCCGACGCGCTAGGTTCAGGTCCTAGTCCGGTTCACCCCGGGTGGAGGTTCGAGTCCTCTCTTCGGCACTCAACCCTGCAATGGGTTAAGACGTTTGAAACCGCCGGTCTGGCGGGTGTTAAGGAAGCTGGGTTTTCCGAGAGTGCCTCAGACGGCGCAGTTCTTTCGGAACACCCAGCTTTCTTTTTTTCTTGTCGAGCGTTCCCGAGATCGAAGAGGCCTCCGGCCGAACCTCGGAGGTTCTGTTCACCGTGGTCTGTTGGCCTGTCCCGTTTCGCTGAGTGATTCCGGAAAAGACCACTGAACTCGGGGAGAGTTCATTCTTCGGTCGCGGAACGGGTGCGTAACGCTCCGGGAGATGACTGCTTCCTCTGGGCAGGTGTCGAGAACCAGTGGTTGTTGGCCAGGCCGCTGGATCGGAGCAACCAGGGAGGGGAGTCGGGACCGCCTAACCACTGGGCGGCCAGTTGCAAAGCGGTTCGAACCAGTGCCTCGGTGACGACGGTCGGGTGGCCGCACCATCGGATGCAGGTCCCCCCGGCATCGAGGGGGAAGATGGCCTGCCGCAGCCCCGGGGGCGGCGCGGGGAGTGCCTCCGGCAACGGTCCCGACGCGTAGAGACTGCCCGAGGCGAGTTCTCCGCCGAAGTACCAATCGACTTCCGAGGGGGACCAGGGTCCATCCCAACGGAAGCGATCGCGGTAGAGGAGTCGGCCGGATCGCCGGACCTCGAAGTCCTGGACGATCCGATCGAAGACGAATCGCTCCGACGCTGCCCCCCGTTCGTATCGGCCGGCCAGCCAGATGTCTCCCCAGATGACCCGGCCGGTCGGGGAAAGCTCAACCCGACCGCGCTGGAAGAATCGGCTCCCCCGATAGGGAATCGTCGGACCGGGAAGGACGACCAGCAGGGCGTCGTCCTCGACCTCGACGGCCCACTGCTGGGAGCTAAAGCTCGCGCCGGCGGGATGAATCCGGGATGCGGACTGACCCGTCACGACGGCACGGGTGCCAGCTCGGGCGACGAGTTCCAGCAGGTGACCGTCCCCATCCAGCAACCCCGCCGTAAGGTTGATGAGATAGAGAAGGGCCGCCGGCTCATCGTCGAGATCGAAGGGGGGCATGAGCCTGACGGGAATCTGCTGGTAGCAGCGGCCCAGGCGTGTTCGGCCCCGGTCGTTGATCAGTTCGATCCGAGCGCCTCCGACGCGAGCGGCAGGGTGGCCAACGGGTTCGATCCCGTGGAACTCGGGGGGAGTCAGGAGTTCGGCACGCTCGATTCGGCGAGCTGCTCCCGGACCCAGGATACCACCTGATCGACCCCCTCGTTCTGGCGAATGCTGATCAAGAGGAACGGCCGCTCCCCGCGCATCCGGGTGCTGTCCCTCCGCATCACCTCCAGGTCGGCCCCCACGTGAGGAGCCAGGTCGGTCTTGTTGATCACGAGCAGATCGGAGTTGCAAATGCCCGGCCCCCCCTTGCGGGGGATCTTGTCCCCCTCGGCCACGTCGATGACGAAGATGAAGCGGTCGGCCAGTTCTCGGGAGAAGACAGCCGTGAGGTTGTCGCCCCCAGACTCGACGATGACCAGTTCCAGACCCGGAAACTGGCGCTGAAAGTTGCCGACGGCGCTGAGGTTGGCGCTGGCGTCGTCTCGAATGGCCGTGTGAGGGCAGCCTCCGGTCTGGATACCGACGATGCGCTCCAGCGGCAGGGCCTCACGTCGGGAGAGGAACTCGGCGTCTTCGTGAGTGTAGATATCATTCGTAATGACGGCCAGGTTGACCTCGGGCCAGAGGGCGTGGCAGAGCGCCTCGACCAGCGCCGTCTTTCCCGATCCGACCGGCCCGGCGACACCGAGGGTGAAGACCTGCCGCGTCGGCCCGGCATAGCGGGCCGGGCCAGGTCGTCCCATGTGGTCGTGGGGGTGGTCGTGATCCTTGTGGAAGACGACCGCTGGCCGGAGTCGCCGTCGGGAGGGCCGGGAGAACACGGCCGGATCGCCATCAGGATCGGAACATGCGGGCATAGAGTCGCGTCTGTTCATCGCAGAGAATCTCGTAGGAAGGGCATCCGGCGCCGGCCGTCTCAGAATCGCGATCAACGAGGTCGGCGACCAGGGCCTGGAGTTCGCCATGCAGGTAGGCCAGGATTTGCTGGCCGTGGGTGTGGCCGACAGGAATCGCTCGGACCCCGGCGCCGATCACGCCGAGGGCCGCCTGGTGCAGATAGGCCGTCAGCACCTCCTGAGGATCGCCGTCGGCCAGGGCGCCGAGCAGACCGAAGGCGACCGAATGATGCCAGAACTCGGGATCGTCTGAGAAGGACTTGAGGATCGGGACGAGCCGCGAGCAACACCACTCCCAGGTGGCCCCGAGGGTCATGAGTTGGCCGCCCATCTCTCGGCTGGCGCCCCGAATCGAGGGGGGAAGGATCGAGGCATCGGCCAGGCCGTTCAGGGACGCCAGAGCGGCGATGTCTCCACCCCGCGTCGCGCGGCAGGAGGAAGCGACAAGGACTCCCTCCAGCGGGCCGAGCGAGGTTCGAAGCCAGTGCGCGGTCCAGCGCTCGAGGGTCTCGGCGTCTCGAACCGAGCCCCGAGCGATGGCGGCTTCAAGCCCCCAGGAGTGGGTGTAGCCGCTGATCGGGAGCGCCGAATCGGCCATTTGGAGCAGAGCGAGGTTCATGGCTCGGGTTAGAACAGGAAGTAACGCTGGGTCATTGGGAGTTCGGCCAGCGGCTCGCTGCCGACCTTCTCGCCGTCGACACGGACCTCGTAGGTATCGGGGTCGACCTTGATCTCGGGCGTGGCCTCGTTCCGCTTCATGTCTTTCTTGCCCACGGTGCGGCAGCCATCGACCGCCACCACCTCGCGGTGGAGGCCGTAGCGATCGACGATGCCTTGCTCCAGCGAGGCCTTTGAGACGAAGGTCAGGCACGACTTCGAGAGGGCCCGTCCGTACGTCGCGAACTGGGGACGCATGTAGACCGGCTGGGGCGTGGCGATGCTCGCGTTCGGGTCTCCCATCTGGGCGCAGACGATCATTCCGCCCTTGAGTACCAGGAACGGCTTGACCCCGAAATAGGCCGGCTCGTAGATGACAAGATCGGCCAGCTTGCCCGCCTCGATGCTGCCGACGTGCTGGGCGATGCCGTGGCTGAGGGCGGGGTTGATCGTGTACTTGGCGACGTAGCGCTTCACCCGCTCGTTGTCATTGCGGGCCGAGTCGCTCGCCATCGCCCCGTACTGGACCTTCATCTTGTGCGCGGTTTGCCAGCATCGAACGATCGCCTCGCCGATCCGGCCCATGGCCTGGGAGTCGGAACTCATCATGCTGATGATGCCCCGGTCGTGGAAGATGTCCTCGGCGCCGATCGTCTCGGCCCGGATGCGGCTCTCGGCGAAGGCAACATCCTCGGGAATGTCACGCGAGAGGTGGTGGCAGACCATCAACATATCGAGGTGTTCGTCGATGGTGTTGACGGTGAACGGCCGGGTTGGGTTGGTGCTGGAGGGCAAGACATTCGGCAAGGCCGCGATGCTGATGATGTCTGGGGCGTGACCGCCACCGGCTCCCTCGGTGTGGAAGCTGTGGATGGTCCGGCCCTTCATGGCGGCGACCGAATCTTCCAGGAAGCCGGATTCATTGAGCGTATCGGTATGAATGGCAATCTGGATGTCGTAGCGGTCGGCCACGGAGAGGCTGGTGTCGATGACCGCGGGGGTGGTGCCCCAGTCCTCGTGCAGTTTCAAGGCGCAGGCGCCGGCCTCGATCTGCTCGTCGAGCGGCTTGGCCAGGCTGCTATTCCCCTTGCCCATAACGCCGACGTTGATCGGCAAACCCTCGAATGCCTGGAGCATTCGCATGATGTACCAGGGGCCGGGGGTACAGGTTGTCGCCCAGGTGCCGGTGGCCGAGCCGGTGCCGCCGCCGATGAGGGTGGTGATGCCCGACGCCAGGGCCGTCTCGATTTGCTGGGGGCAGATGAAGTGGATGTGCGTATCGACCCCGCCAGCGACGACGATTTTCCCCTCGGCGGCGATGATCTCCGTCCCCGGGCCGATGACGAGCCTTGGGTCGACGCCGTCCTGGGTCAGGGGGTTGCCCGACTTACCGACGGCGACGATCCGGCCTTCCCGAATGCCAATGTCTCCCTTGACGATTCCCCAGTAGTCGATGATCACGGCGTTGGTGATGACCAGATCGCAGTGAGGGGGGCTCATCGGTTCTTCGAGCGGGCACTGGTCCTGACCGTCTCGGATGGACTTGCCGCCGCCGAAGATCGACTCCTCGCCGTAGTCGGTCGAGTCGTGTTCAATTTCGATGATCAGCTCGGTGTCGGCCAGGCGGATGCGATCGCCCTTGGTCGGCCCGTACTTCTTGGCGTAGGCCTTGCGGGAGAGTCGGACGCTCATCGTGAAGTCGTCTCCGGGAGTGGGCCGATCGGCCCGAAATTGCGGCCGACGGATCACTCGGACGGCGAGTGACCGTACCCCTGGTCCTTGAAGCGTTGAAGGCTCGTCGTTCGGATGTACGGGTCGTCGAGCCGACCCGACACGAGCGCGTTGAAGCCGTAGACGACGCGACGGCCACCGTAAGGAATGAGGTTCACCGTTTTGACCTCTCCCGGCTCGAATCGCACGGAGGTGCCGCTGGGCAGGTCTGGCCTCATGCCGTAGGCCTTCTCGCGGTCGAAGACGAGGGCCCGGTTCACCTCAAAGAAATGATAGTGAGCACCAATCTGGACCGGACGGTCGCCGGTGTTGTTGACCGTCAGCGTCACGATCGGCCGGCCCGCGTTGAGCTCCAGATCGTCGTCGTCAAAGAAGTACTCACCAGGAACCATGATCATCCTCCCAGGTTCGCAAGGGTCAGCGGATCGGATTGTGGACGGTGACGAGCTTGCTGCCGTCGGGGAAGGTTGGCTCGACCTGGATCATCGAGATCATCTCGGCGACGCCCTCCATCACGTCGTCTCTCGTGAGAATTTCCCGGCCGGCGCTCATGATTTCGGCAACCGACTTGCCGTCACGGGCCATTTCCATTAACTCGGCGGTGATGAGCGCGGTCGCTTCAGGCACGTTCAGCTTCAGGCCACGCTGCTTGCGCTGCCGGGCCACCTGAGCGGCCACGAAGATCAAGAGCTTGTCCCGTTCCTGGGGAGAGAGGTTCATGGGTTGATCGGCTCCCGACGGCGGAAGGTAGTGGGATCAGGTGGTCTCGGTCTCGGCGGCGGGCGGGTGCTCGCGGACGTAGGTCTCGGTGGCCGGGACGCCAGGCCCAGGAAGGAACCTTCCGTCGAACCAGCCAAGAACCAGGACACTCCAGGTGGCGAGGATGAACGGCGCCGTGAGTGCGGGCACGCCGAGCATCGGGACGAATTCGGTCAACGGCACCGAGATGAGAATGCCCAGCACAGGCGGGATCAAGGATCGCCGCCAGATGAACAGCGCCAGGGCTGCCAGGGTCGCGTTGTAACTGTAAAGGCCGAGGGTAATGTTCTCGATCAGGAAACGCTGGATGAGCCGTTCCGGGTCGAGGGCGCGCATCTCCGGGGTCACGTGGTAGTTGGCCGCCAGCACCCCCATCGCCGAGGCGACCAGCACCCAAACGCCATGCCGCCAGTTGTTGAGCGAGATGCCGAGCAGGAAGAGGACCGCGGTGCCGATGTTGGCCTGAAACATCACCTGGCTGATCCCGTTGGCCACGGCCCGGACGACGCTGCCCGCGACCGCCGGATCACCCGGGCCCACCGGGACGGCGCCAAGCGATGGCCCGATCAGGAAGAGCACCCAGGCCATGAGAACGAACGGGCTGGTGTACGTCGGGAAGGGAAGGGACGTGCGGAAGACCCGCGTCAGAAGCGTCGCCGCCACGCCACCAACGAGCAGGAGCACCAGGCTTGAGACGTTCGGCTGAAAGAAGAAAAAGGTGGCGATTCCGACCAAAGCCGCATTGAATCCGAAGATCCCGGCTGCGGCCTCCTCGGCGTCGAACGACAGCAGGCGAGCGGTCCCCAGGCCGATGACTGCTCCCGCGACTGCCCCGGCGGCCATCACGGGGGAACTCAGCGCGATCCCGAGGACAAAGCAGAGGCCGGTCAGGGCGTTCTCCTGGAAGAAAACCTGGCCAATGCCACGAAAGACCGCCAGCACCGGGGCCGGGATGGCTTCGGTCGATTGCGAGCGCGCGGAGAGGGAGAGTGGACTCACAGATGAAGATCCGACTGGTCCTGGGGTGCGGACTCGTCAACGCAAGAGCGACCGATTTGAGGCTCAGTCCAGCAGATCGACGGTTCCCGATCGCAGCCGATAGAGACCGCCGACGACCTTCAACTCGCCCGACTCGACCAGTTCGGGAAGAATCGGGCCGCTCGTCTTGAGGCTGCCGACGCATCGCCGGATATTCGCCTGGATCACGTTGTCGAGCCGATCGCCAGGCTTCCCCTCGGCGTCGGCCACGGCGGGCTTGATGATCTTTACCAGGGCGTCGATTGAGCCGGGCAGCGGTTCGTCGGACTCGGACCGGGCAATTGCCCCCTCAACCGCGCCGCACTTGTCGTGGCCCAGTACCAGGATC belongs to Tautonia marina and includes:
- a CDS encoding class I SAM-dependent DNA methyltransferase, translated to MSTDAQQIVSKLWNYCNVLRDDGLSYGDYVEQLTFLLFLKMAHEQTQPPWRKPSIIPDGFDWPSLLARDGDDLETHYRHVLETLPKQGGMLRVIFQKAQNKIQDPAKLRRLIVDLIDKQQWRMIDADVKGDAYEGLLEKNAQDTKGGAGQYFTPRPLIQAIVEVMRPQPGETICDPACGTGGFLLAAHDFIAQHNPSLDRDQKRHLKLEALRGIEIVDGVTRLCAMNLLLHGVGPDADEATPPVSTDDSLRSDPGDRFDLILTNPPFGKKSSYLYVNEEGEQDRQAMTIVRDDFYATTSNKQLNFLQHVKTLLKVPGRAAVVVPDNVLFEGGAGESIRRRLLQECDVHTILRLPTGIFYAQGVKANVLFFDRKPASPNPWTQTVWVYDLRTNIHFTLKTNRLKRSDLDDFVACYHPENRHERRPTWTESTPEGRWRPYTYEELLKRDKVSLDLFWLRDESLEDSAGLEDPDVIASEIVEDLRAALAEFEAIQEQLTDS
- a CDS encoding recombinase family protein; the encoded protein is MVRLARTLDSAKANRAKLLRAYREIESGKRSDRTEQSKSIVHATRSSARLVIAILDRLARNLYVLSGLMESGVDFVTCGNRHANRLTIHILAAVAEDEALRISERTWAALAAFKARGRPLRAARSDGRRVNREAAQWSRERDERGRRENADAALANLTPMLADLRAEGRSLQGDRRPTERRGPPHPPSGGLEHKAQVKRVLDRLEGRWRPSTGHEADRQEQQTDRRTTSKSRT
- a CDS encoding urease accessory protein UreD, which translates into the protein MPPFDLDDEPAALLYLINLTAGLLDGDGHLLELVARAGTRAVVTGQSASRIHPAGASFSSQQWAVEVEDDALLVVLPGPTIPYRGSRFFQRGRVELSPTGRVIWGDIWLAGRYERGAASERFVFDRIVQDFEVRRSGRLLYRDRFRWDGPWSPSEVDWYFGGELASGSLYASGPLPEALPAPPPGLRQAIFPLDAGGTCIRWCGHPTVVTEALVRTALQLAAQWLGGPDSPPWLLRSSGLANNHWFSTPAQRKQSSPGALRTRSATEE
- the ureG gene encoding urease accessory protein UreG produces the protein MGRPGPARYAGPTRQVFTLGVAGPVGSGKTALVEALCHALWPEVNLAVITNDIYTHEDAEFLSRREALPLERIVGIQTGGCPHTAIRDDASANLSAVGNFQRQFPGLELVIVESGGDNLTAVFSRELADRFIFVIDVAEGDKIPRKGGPGICNSDLLVINKTDLAPHVGADLEVMRRDSTRMRGERPFLLISIRQNEGVDQVVSWVREQLAESSVPNS
- a CDS encoding urease accessory protein UreF — protein: MNLALLQMADSALPISGYTHSWGLEAAIARGSVRDAETLERWTAHWLRTSLGPLEGVLVASSCRATRGGDIAALASLNGLADASILPPSIRGASREMGGQLMTLGATWEWCCSRLVPILKSFSDDPEFWHHSVAFGLLGALADGDPQEVLTAYLHQAALGVIGAGVRAIPVGHTHGQQILAYLHGELQALVADLVDRDSETAGAGCPSYEILCDEQTRLYARMFRS
- the ureC gene encoding urease subunit alpha; this encodes MSVRLSRKAYAKKYGPTKGDRIRLADTELIIEIEHDSTDYGEESIFGGGKSIRDGQDQCPLEEPMSPPHCDLVITNAVIIDYWGIVKGDIGIREGRIVAVGKSGNPLTQDGVDPRLVIGPGTEIIAAEGKIVVAGGVDTHIHFICPQQIETALASGITTLIGGGTGSATGTWATTCTPGPWYIMRMLQAFEGLPINVGVMGKGNSSLAKPLDEQIEAGACALKLHEDWGTTPAVIDTSLSVADRYDIQIAIHTDTLNESGFLEDSVAAMKGRTIHSFHTEGAGGGHAPDIISIAALPNVLPSSTNPTRPFTVNTIDEHLDMLMVCHHLSRDIPEDVAFAESRIRAETIGAEDIFHDRGIISMMSSDSQAMGRIGEAIVRCWQTAHKMKVQYGAMASDSARNDNERVKRYVAKYTINPALSHGIAQHVGSIEAGKLADLVIYEPAYFGVKPFLVLKGGMIVCAQMGDPNASIATPQPVYMRPQFATYGRALSKSCLTFVSKASLEQGIVDRYGLHREVVAVDGCRTVGKKDMKRNEATPEIKVDPDTYEVRVDGEKVGSEPLAELPMTQRYFLF
- the ureB gene encoding urease subunit beta; translated protein: MVPGEYFFDDDDLELNAGRPIVTLTVNNTGDRPVQIGAHYHFFEVNRALVFDREKAYGMRPDLPSGTSVRFEPGEVKTVNLIPYGGRRVVYGFNALVSGRLDDPYIRTTSLQRFKDQGYGHSPSE
- a CDS encoding urease subunit gamma; this encodes MNLSPQERDKLLIFVAAQVARQRKQRGLKLNVPEATALITAELMEMARDGKSVAEIMSAGREILTRDDVMEGVAEMISMIQVEPTFPDGSKLVTVHNPIR
- a CDS encoding urea transporter; this encodes MSPLSLSARSQSTEAIPAPVLAVFRGIGQVFFQENALTGLCFVLGIALSSPVMAAGAVAGAVIGLGTARLLSFDAEEAAAGIFGFNAALVGIATFFFFQPNVSSLVLLLVGGVAATLLTRVFRTSLPFPTYTSPFVLMAWVLFLIGPSLGAVPVGPGDPAVAGSVVRAVANGISQVMFQANIGTAVLFLLGISLNNWRHGVWVLVASAMGVLAANYHVTPEMRALDPERLIQRFLIENITLGLYSYNATLAALALFIWRRSLIPPVLGILISVPLTEFVPMLGVPALTAPFILATWSVLVLGWFDGRFLPGPGVPATETYVREHPPAAETETT